The following are from one region of the Deinococcus aestuarii genome:
- a CDS encoding peptidoglycan D,D-transpeptidase FtsI family protein, protein MSSSPSRAGPQRLGRRASVLAALCLLACALLAVALARITVPAGPVPLPSTQPTRGELRSADGQVLAHGALDARRYPLGPLAAPVIGFVGASGGLEGTERAMNGRLQRGEALTLTLDTRVQAAVEAVLNEALTRTDAQFASAAVMDTRTGELRAVASVPGFDPNAWTQVPADRWRNRAALDEYEPGSVVKALTVAALLDEGRTAPDRMYDTPMWRRYAGATINDLVSHPARLTTRQILRYSSNVGMTRLVEGVPPELLYRHFTAYGLGQPVRLGLPAGDGLLRDPEDWSALSQATVSFGQGLTVTTLQLVAAFNVLANGGRYVPPRLFPGDVGGARQVLRRETAIRMRELLRGVIDDGIREKAELPGYHVGGKTGTAQVAVGGRYSGEVFSSTFAGFLPAAQPRFTVAVMVRGAKREYQGSQLAAPIFREISSALISLYAYTPDDKR, encoded by the coding sequence ATGTCCTCATCTCCGTCCCGTGCTGGCCCCCAGCGCCTGGGTCGCCGTGCCAGCGTCCTTGCCGCCCTGTGTCTGCTCGCCTGCGCCCTGCTGGCGGTGGCCCTGGCCAGGATCACGGTCCCCGCCGGCCCCGTGCCTCTCCCGTCCACCCAGCCTACCCGCGGGGAACTGCGCAGCGCCGACGGGCAGGTCCTGGCACACGGCGCCCTGGACGCCCGGCGTTACCCCCTGGGCCCCCTGGCCGCGCCGGTCATCGGCTTCGTGGGGGCCTCGGGCGGGCTGGAGGGCACGGAGCGGGCGATGAACGGGCGTTTGCAGCGCGGCGAGGCGCTGACCCTCACCCTGGACACCCGCGTGCAGGCCGCCGTCGAGGCCGTTCTGAACGAGGCCTTGACGCGCACCGACGCCCAGTTCGCGTCAGCCGCCGTCATGGACACCCGGACGGGCGAGTTGCGTGCCGTGGCGTCGGTGCCGGGCTTCGACCCCAACGCCTGGACGCAGGTCCCGGCTGACCGTTGGCGCAACCGGGCGGCGCTGGACGAGTACGAGCCGGGCAGTGTGGTCAAGGCCCTCACGGTGGCGGCCCTGCTCGACGAGGGCCGGACCGCTCCCGACCGGATGTACGACACCCCGATGTGGCGCCGGTACGCAGGAGCCACCATCAACGACCTCGTCTCGCATCCTGCCCGGCTCACGACGCGGCAGATCCTGCGCTACTCCAGCAACGTCGGCATGACCCGGCTCGTGGAGGGCGTGCCCCCGGAGCTGCTGTACCGCCACTTCACCGCTTACGGCCTGGGTCAGCCGGTCCGGCTGGGCCTGCCTGCCGGGGACGGCCTCCTGCGGGACCCGGAGGACTGGAGCGCACTGTCGCAGGCCACCGTGTCCTTCGGGCAGGGCCTGACCGTCACCACCCTGCAACTCGTCGCGGCCTTCAACGTGCTGGCGAACGGCGGGCGGTACGTTCCCCCACGCCTCTTCCCCGGCGACGTGGGCGGGGCGAGGCAGGTGCTGCGCCGGGAGACGGCGATCCGGATGCGCGAGTTGCTGCGTGGGGTGATCGACGACGGCATCCGGGAGAAGGCCGAGTTGCCCGGGTACCACGTGGGCGGCAAGACCGGCACCGCGCAGGTGGCGGTGGGCGGCCGTTACAGCGGGGAGGTGTTTTCCAGCACCTTCGCGGGCTTCCTCCCCGCGGCGCAACCGCGCTTCACGGTGGCGGTGATGGTGCGCGGGGCCAAACGCGAGTACCAGGGGTCGCAACTGGCCGCGCCCATCTTCCGGGAGATCAGCTCCGCCCTGATTTCCCTGTACGCCTACACACCGGACGACAAGCGTTAG
- a CDS encoding DUF1345 domain-containing protein: MRGRTPLASRLARRAASAHARLVAMSVAGLGVYLLLPDVWPWFLQVLLAWDAAALVFLVPAVWLVVSADAAETRHLATRADPARASARLLLLAASSMSLVGVGRGLAEAGRLVGSLEVVLTVGSLLAVALSWNTLHMIYTLHYAHLYYRDGQGGVDFNQERDPSYREFLYLAFTVGMTYQVSDTPATDTGLRFEITKHTLLAFLFGTVIVAFSINMVAGLVK; encoded by the coding sequence ATGAGGGGGCGCACCCCGCTCGCCAGCCGCCTGGCCCGTCGGGCGGCCAGCGCCCACGCCCGCCTGGTGGCCATGAGCGTGGCCGGGCTGGGCGTGTACCTGCTGCTGCCGGACGTCTGGCCATGGTTTCTCCAGGTGTTGCTGGCCTGGGACGCCGCCGCGCTGGTCTTCCTGGTGCCCGCCGTGTGGCTCGTGGTGAGCGCGGACGCGGCCGAGACCCGGCACCTCGCCACCCGGGCGGACCCCGCGCGGGCCAGCGCCCGGCTGCTGCTGCTCGCGGCCAGCAGCATGAGCCTGGTCGGCGTGGGGCGCGGGCTGGCCGAGGCCGGCCGCCTGGTCGGGTCCCTGGAGGTGGTCCTGACGGTCGGCAGCCTGCTGGCGGTCGCGCTCTCCTGGAATACCCTCCACATGATCTATACCCTGCACTACGCCCACCTGTACTACCGGGACGGTCAGGGCGGGGTGGACTTCAACCAGGAGCGTGACCCCAGCTACCGCGAGTTTCTGTACCTGGCCTTCACGGTGGGCATGACCTACCAGGTGTCGGACACGCCGGCGACCGACACGGGCCTGCGCTTCGAGATCACCAAGCACACGCTGCTCGCCTTCCTGTTCGGGACGGTGATCGTCGCCTTTTCCATCAACATGGTCGCGGGACTGGTGAAATGA
- a CDS encoding DUF6328 family protein yields MRSREPWAGPSAHDPGSLDDLLQETWVLLTGAQVLTAFLITVPFSSGFARLVATERGVYGATFLSALASLVLFTSVAAYHRLNWPLRDRPRFKRFATRVVVVGLFPLSLALVLATHLVLQPLFGTLWASLATGLVGLLIGGLWWVLPLASKLHRRSPT; encoded by the coding sequence ATGAGGTCACGAGAACCGTGGGCGGGTCCCTCCGCCCACGACCCCGGATCCCTTGACGACCTGTTGCAGGAGACGTGGGTGCTGCTCACCGGCGCGCAGGTGCTGACCGCCTTCCTGATCACCGTGCCGTTCAGTTCAGGCTTTGCACGGCTGGTGGCCACGGAGCGCGGGGTATACGGGGCGACGTTCCTGAGCGCGCTCGCCAGCCTGGTGCTGTTCACCTCGGTGGCGGCGTACCACCGCCTGAACTGGCCGTTGCGGGACCGGCCGCGCTTCAAGCGTTTCGCGACCCGGGTGGTCGTCGTGGGCCTGTTCCCGCTCTCCCTCGCGCTCGTGCTGGCGACCCACCTGGTGCTTCAGCCGCTGTTCGGAACCCTGTGGGCCAGCCTGGCGACCGGTCTGGTGGGCCTGCTGATCGGGGGGTTGTGGTGGGTGCTCCCGCTCGCCAGCAAGTTGCACCGGAGGTCGCCCACATGA
- a CDS encoding glutaredoxin family protein, with translation MTTVTVYTTGACATSRAVGAFLTRHAIPFTEKNVNHDPQARAELLARADVSSLPVTRVGDQVFSGPFRDQREGIARALGLTGGR, from the coding sequence ATGACCACGGTCACCGTGTACACGACGGGAGCCTGCGCGACCAGCCGGGCCGTGGGCGCCTTCCTGACCCGTCATGCCATTCCCTTCACGGAGAAGAACGTCAATCACGACCCGCAGGCGCGCGCGGAGCTGTTGGCGCGTGCCGACGTGTCCTCGCTGCCCGTCACCCGGGTCGGCGACCAGGTCTTCTCCGGCCCCTTCCGGGACCAGCGCGAGGGCATCGCCCGCGCCCTCGGGCTGACGGGGGGCCGTTGA
- the lnt gene encoding apolipoprotein N-acyltransferase, with product MALSFTFPPSPLGWLAPLPLAWLFRAVAALPPRGAFALTFTFAAGFFGVLLLWLPGSLTPLFGPGVAALYPMLVGLLALTWAGTAAMTRQVLGPATLWALPFAWTLLDAARALGPFGFTWGSLGYAFAPTPLVQLADLGGLALVGLLVALTAAALADGRPRALLGGAALLSLGLAYGLTRPPDPPGNARALLVQGNVDPRAKAQGRTTDELGRYLALTRSGLTAGPARLVVWPETAAPAAPSSPEVARALTALDVPLLLGAPTEEGGYRNSVYAFEEGQVRGRQDKVRLVPFGEFFPGRKALDGAYRALFRALGLPALTGTVPGRTLAPLPVANLRVGALICYESTFPAFARAQVRRGARVLAVVSNDAWFGPSVGGEQHFQMGRVRAIETRRWVLRAGNDGVTAAIAPSGRVTARLSRGVAGVLPVPFAETGTWTLYVRWGEWVTALSALALLGLWLGTRGSRAKRQFGRRFLAEWWPVINRNSSRSGG from the coding sequence GTGGCCCTGTCGTTCACGTTTCCGCCTTCCCCGCTCGGCTGGCTCGCCCCGCTGCCCCTGGCCTGGCTGTTCCGGGCGGTGGCCGCCCTCCCGCCGCGAGGGGCCTTCGCCCTGACCTTCACTTTCGCGGCCGGCTTCTTCGGGGTGCTGCTGCTGTGGCTGCCGGGCAGCCTGACGCCCCTCTTCGGCCCCGGCGTGGCGGCGTTGTACCCGATGTTGGTGGGGCTGCTGGCCCTGACCTGGGCTGGAACGGCGGCCATGACCCGCCAGGTGCTGGGCCCCGCCACGCTCTGGGCCCTGCCGTTCGCGTGGACGCTGCTGGACGCCGCGCGCGCCCTGGGGCCGTTCGGCTTCACCTGGGGAAGCCTGGGCTACGCCTTCGCGCCGACCCCCCTCGTGCAGCTCGCCGATCTGGGCGGCCTCGCGCTGGTGGGACTGCTCGTCGCGTTGACGGCGGCGGCCCTGGCGGACGGGCGGCCCCGCGCGCTGCTGGGCGGCGCGGCGCTGCTGTCCCTGGGCCTCGCGTACGGGCTCACCCGACCCCCTGACCCACCCGGCAACGCGCGGGCACTGCTGGTACAGGGCAATGTCGATCCGCGGGCCAAGGCCCAGGGGCGCACGACGGATGAACTGGGGCGTTACCTGGCCCTGACGCGCTCAGGCCTGACGGCGGGCCCGGCGCGGCTGGTGGTGTGGCCGGAGACGGCCGCCCCGGCCGCGCCGAGTTCTCCCGAGGTGGCCCGCGCGCTGACCGCCCTGGACGTACCGCTGCTGCTGGGCGCCCCCACCGAGGAGGGCGGGTACCGCAACAGCGTGTACGCTTTTGAGGAAGGCCAGGTGCGGGGCCGGCAGGACAAGGTGCGGCTGGTGCCGTTCGGAGAGTTCTTTCCAGGCCGCAAGGCGCTCGACGGGGCCTACCGGGCCTTGTTCCGCGCCCTGGGGCTGCCGGCGTTGACAGGTACCGTCCCCGGACGCACGCTGGCGCCGCTCCCGGTGGCGAACCTGCGGGTGGGGGCGCTCATCTGTTACGAGTCCACCTTTCCGGCCTTCGCCCGCGCCCAGGTGCGGCGCGGCGCGCGGGTCCTGGCGGTGGTGTCGAACGACGCCTGGTTCGGGCCGTCGGTGGGCGGCGAGCAGCACTTCCAGATGGGGCGCGTGCGGGCCATCGAGACCCGCCGCTGGGTGCTGCGGGCGGGCAACGACGGGGTGACGGCGGCCATCGCCCCCTCCGGGCGGGTCACGGCCCGGCTGTCGCGAGGGGTCGCCGGGGTGCTGCCGGTGCCCTTCGCGGAAACCGGGACCTGGACGCTGTACGTCCGGTGGGGGGAGTGGGTCACCGCGCTGAGCGCGCTGGCGCTGCTGGGTCTGTGGCTGGGCACGCGCGGGTCCAGGGCCAAGCGGCAGTTCGGGCGCAGGTTCCTCGCTGAGTGGTGGCCGGTCATCAACAGGAACTCCTCCCGGAGCGGGGGTTGA
- a CDS encoding cation diffusion facilitator family transporter, with product MDRTLRLAGYSLLLGLLILALKAGAYLLTGSVALYSDALESVINVVASAAALFALFVARKPADADHPYGHAKAEYFSAVLEGVLIVLAAVSIIYSAYQDLRAPKPLEALGVGLLVSLGATLLNAGYGTYLVRSGRRLRSPALVADGQHLLTDVVTSGGVLVGLGLVALTGWTVLDPIMAMLVALNILWVGGRLVRSSARSLLDEAAPPETQALIRRLVAEHAEGALEAHDLRTRHAGRLTFIDFHLVVPEHLTVGQAHAICDRLEGVIEREVPGSEVTIHVEPEGAAQHRGVLVL from the coding sequence TTGGACCGTACCCTTCGCCTGGCCGGGTACAGCCTGCTGCTGGGCCTGCTGATCCTCGCGCTCAAAGCGGGTGCCTACCTCCTGACCGGGAGCGTCGCGCTGTACTCCGACGCGCTGGAGAGCGTCATCAACGTCGTCGCCTCCGCTGCCGCCCTCTTCGCCCTCTTCGTCGCGCGCAAGCCCGCCGACGCCGACCATCCCTACGGCCACGCCAAGGCCGAGTATTTCTCCGCCGTGCTCGAGGGCGTGTTGATCGTCCTGGCCGCCGTCAGCATCATCTACAGCGCCTACCAGGACCTCAGGGCCCCGAAGCCCCTCGAGGCTCTGGGGGTGGGCCTGCTCGTCTCGCTCGGCGCCACCCTGCTCAACGCGGGCTACGGGACCTACCTCGTCCGCAGCGGGCGGCGGCTGCGCTCCCCCGCCCTGGTCGCGGACGGTCAGCACCTGCTCACCGACGTGGTGACCAGCGGGGGCGTCCTCGTCGGCCTGGGGCTGGTGGCGCTGACCGGCTGGACGGTGCTTGACCCGATCATGGCGATGCTGGTGGCCCTCAACATCCTGTGGGTGGGCGGGCGGCTGGTGCGGTCGTCCGCGCGCAGCCTGCTGGACGAGGCCGCGCCGCCCGAGACGCAGGCGCTGATCCGCCGCCTGGTGGCCGAGCACGCCGAGGGCGCACTGGAGGCCCACGACCTGCGCACCCGGCACGCGGGGCGGCTGACCTTTATCGACTTCCACCTGGTGGTGCCCGAGCACCTCACGGTGGGGCAGGCGCACGCCATCTGTGACCGGTTGGAAGGGGTGATCGAGCGGGAGGTGCCGGGAAGCGAGGTCACCATCCACGTGGAGCCCGAGGGGGCCGCCCAGCACCGGGGGGTGCTCGTCCTCTGA
- a CDS encoding ArsR/SmtB family transcription factor yields MRTASQDDVCEVTCVHPEAVARARATLPDARCIEDATALLKIVADPTRFRILSALNTEELCVCDLAAVVGISESAVSHQLRLLRAHRLVTFRKEGRIVYYRLLDQHINNLIGGAVDHVRE; encoded by the coding sequence ATGAGAACCGCTTCTCAAGACGATGTGTGCGAGGTCACCTGCGTCCACCCCGAGGCGGTCGCCCGCGCCCGCGCCACCCTGCCCGATGCGAGGTGCATCGAGGACGCCACCGCCCTGCTCAAGATCGTGGCCGACCCCACGCGATTCCGCATTCTCAGCGCCCTGAACACCGAGGAGCTGTGCGTGTGCGACCTGGCCGCCGTGGTCGGGATCAGCGAGAGCGCGGTCAGCCACCAGCTTCGACTCCTGCGGGCCCACCGGCTGGTGACCTTTCGCAAGGAGGGCCGCATCGTCTACTACCGCCTGCTCGACCAGCACATCAACAACCTGATCGGCGGGGCGGTGGACCACGTGCGGGAATGA
- a CDS encoding SCO family protein, with protein sequence MNDSTLSSPATPRPVWQSLLWALLAVGLLLGGVWAYARVKSPFPFYGTVYDPRTTAPVLTGTGEDGRPFALSSLRGQTVAVFFGFLHCPNICPTTLASLERVRQALPQGERANFRTVLVTLDPARDDVRKLREYVQFFSPSAGGVFIPEPGLSDTAAAWGVGYQKSDVKSETTYQINHTTGVYLIDREGRRRLVWDYTQLTNTDRVAADVREVMR encoded by the coding sequence ATGAACGACTCGACCCTCTCTTCCCCTGCGACCCCACGCCCCGTCTGGCAGTCCCTGCTGTGGGCGCTTCTGGCGGTCGGCCTGCTGCTGGGCGGCGTGTGGGCCTACGCCCGCGTGAAAAGCCCCTTTCCCTTCTACGGCACGGTGTATGACCCGCGAACGACCGCGCCCGTCTTGACCGGCACCGGGGAGGACGGCCGTCCCTTCGCCCTGAGTTCGCTGCGCGGCCAGACGGTCGCCGTGTTCTTCGGCTTCCTGCACTGCCCGAACATCTGCCCGACCACCCTGGCCTCCCTGGAGCGGGTGCGCCAGGCGTTGCCGCAGGGGGAACGGGCCAACTTCCGCACCGTCCTCGTGACCCTCGACCCCGCCCGGGATGACGTGCGAAAGCTCCGGGAGTACGTCCAGTTCTTCAGCCCGTCGGCGGGGGGAGTCTTCATTCCGGAGCCTGGGCTCAGCGACACCGCGGCCGCCTGGGGGGTGGGCTACCAGAAGTCCGACGTCAAGAGCGAGACGACCTACCAGATCAACCACACCACCGGCGTGTACCTGATCGACCGCGAGGGACGGCGGCGCCTGGTCTGGGACTACACCCAGCTCACGAACACGGACCGCGTGGCGGCGGACGTGCGGGAGGTGATGCGGTGA
- a CDS encoding cation diffusion facilitator family transporter has translation MSEHGHSHGASASARQLTLALGLTGSFLVVEVIYGFLSGSLALLSDAGHMLTDAMALALSLFAIRIGQRQADRQRTFGYRRAEILAAAVNAGALFAIGMYILVEAYRRLREPVEVQSTTMLIVAVLGLVVNVISARILVGGSQGSLNVKSAYLEVVSDLLGSVAVIAGALLIRFTGLTWIDPVLGALIGLWVLPRTWTLLKASVNVLMEGTPEGLDLDVLRADLAALPGVAEVHDLHVWSVTSGEHNLTAHLVVPGPQEGLLARVHEVAERHGIEHSTVQLEPPGLHVGHEGHLHP, from the coding sequence ATGAGTGAGCACGGGCACAGCCACGGGGCGAGCGCGAGCGCCCGGCAACTCACCCTCGCCCTGGGGCTGACCGGCAGCTTTCTGGTCGTCGAGGTCATCTACGGCTTTCTCTCGGGCAGCCTGGCGCTGCTCTCCGACGCCGGGCACATGCTCACGGACGCGATGGCGCTGGCCCTGTCCCTGTTTGCGATCCGCATCGGGCAGCGCCAGGCCGACCGTCAGCGCACCTTCGGGTACCGCCGCGCCGAGATCCTGGCGGCGGCCGTGAACGCGGGGGCGCTCTTCGCCATCGGGATGTACATCCTGGTCGAGGCCTACCGCCGCCTGCGCGAGCCGGTCGAGGTCCAGAGCACCACCATGCTGATCGTGGCGGTGCTGGGACTCGTCGTGAACGTGATCAGCGCCCGCATCCTGGTGGGCGGCAGTCAGGGCAGCCTGAACGTGAAGTCTGCCTACCTGGAGGTCGTGAGCGACCTGCTCGGCTCGGTGGCGGTGATCGCCGGGGCGCTCTTGATTCGCTTTACCGGCCTGACCTGGATTGACCCGGTGCTGGGCGCGCTGATCGGTCTGTGGGTGCTGCCGCGAACCTGGACGCTGCTGAAGGCCAGCGTGAACGTCCTGATGGAGGGCACCCCCGAGGGGCTGGACCTGGACGTGCTCCGGGCAGACCTCGCGGCCCTGCCGGGGGTCGCCGAAGTTCACGACCTGCACGTCTGGAGTGTGACCAGCGGCGAACACAACCTCACGGCGCACCTGGTGGTGCCCGGACCCCAGGAGGGCCTGCTCGCCCGGGTCCACGAGGTCGCCGAGCGGCATGGCATCGAGCACAGCACCGTGCAACTGGAACCGCCCGGTCTCCATGTCGGACACGAAGGACACCTGCACCCATGA
- a CDS encoding DUF305 domain-containing protein, translated as MQRRVRRHRLIRALGAGLVGAAVVGGALAATWPRLPAEGSADVTFARDMSAHHAQAVEMSVTMVKRAADPAVKLLAQDILLTQQAQVGQMQGWLMAWGRPLAGTEAPMAGMNRAHMGLATAQQVQELAYLPVGVAERQYLQVMRRHHQGGVAMAQSALRDVNRPEVRAFAERVITAQTSEIEAIDALLAGRGVRPQTPTTAPKDEAAPTPMDGMTHE; from the coding sequence ATGCAGCGGCGCGTACGGCGGCACCGTCTGATCCGGGCGCTGGGCGCGGGGCTGGTCGGGGCGGCCGTAGTGGGGGGCGCGCTGGCCGCCACCTGGCCGCGCCTCCCCGCCGAGGGCAGCGCGGACGTGACCTTTGCCCGGGACATGAGCGCCCACCACGCCCAGGCGGTCGAGATGAGCGTGACGATGGTCAAGCGCGCGGCGGACCCGGCGGTGAAGCTGCTCGCGCAGGACATCCTGCTCACCCAGCAGGCCCAGGTCGGGCAGATGCAGGGCTGGCTGATGGCCTGGGGCCGACCCCTGGCTGGGACCGAGGCGCCGATGGCGGGGATGAACCGGGCGCACATGGGCCTGGCGACCGCCCAGCAGGTCCAGGAACTCGCGTACTTGCCGGTGGGCGTGGCCGAGCGCCAGTACCTCCAGGTGATGCGGCGGCACCACCAGGGCGGCGTGGCGATGGCGCAGTCGGCCTTGCGGGACGTGAACCGCCCGGAGGTCCGCGCGTTCGCCGAGCGGGTCATCACCGCGCAGACCTCGGAGATCGAGGCCATCGACGCGCTGCTCGCCGGGCGGGGCGTTCGGCCGCAGACGCCGACGACGGCCCCGAAAGACGAGGCGGCCCCGACCCCGATGGACGGGATGACCCATGAGTGA
- a CDS encoding DUF3105 domain-containing protein: MKRMLLLTLPVLLAACSQGGGDIEGVQTFKNEGGAHQPGRINYAQTPPPGGAHNPAWQNCGVYDRPLYDEYAVHSLEHGAVWVTYKQGLPAEQVEALKKVVDGRTYTLLSPHETQSAPLVLTAWNAQLELQDVNDPRVQKFLQKYEQGGEAPEIGASCSGAYGGTV, translated from the coding sequence ATGAAGAGAATGCTGCTGCTGACCCTGCCCGTGCTGCTCGCCGCCTGCTCCCAGGGGGGCGGCGACATCGAGGGCGTCCAGACCTTCAAGAACGAGGGCGGCGCCCACCAGCCAGGGCGCATCAACTACGCCCAGACGCCCCCGCCTGGCGGCGCCCACAACCCCGCCTGGCAGAACTGCGGGGTGTACGACCGGCCGCTGTACGACGAGTACGCCGTGCACAGCCTGGAACACGGCGCCGTGTGGGTCACCTACAAGCAGGGCCTGCCTGCCGAGCAGGTTGAGGCGCTGAAGAAGGTGGTGGACGGCCGCACTTACACCCTGCTCTCCCCTCACGAGACGCAGAGCGCGCCGCTGGTCCTGACCGCCTGGAACGCCCAACTGGAACTCCAGGACGTGAACGACCCCCGCGTTCAGAAGTTCCTCCAGAAGTACGAGCAGGGGGGCGAGGCCCCGGAGATCGGAGCGTCATGCAGCGGCGCGTACGGCGGCACCGTCTGA
- a CDS encoding signal peptidase II translates to MSAGSRGWPLATILALLALEGLLKSWAVANLTPGVDRTLLPGVLHLDFTLNPGMAWGMLGGFTAPLAVLRLLVGLVIVAALLSGRLGRAQRWPLALIAAGALGNAVDGLTRGAVVDYLTSPLLDAVSGTLGGGRFPIFNLSDVLVCAGVAGLLLHAGWRERQARREGPSSPESRAPTHTEENP, encoded by the coding sequence GTGAGCGCGGGGTCACGCGGGTGGCCGCTGGCGACGATCCTGGCCCTGCTCGCCCTGGAGGGGCTGCTCAAGAGCTGGGCGGTGGCGAACCTAACCCCCGGCGTTGACCGGACCCTGCTGCCGGGCGTACTGCACCTGGACTTCACTCTGAATCCAGGCATGGCCTGGGGCATGCTGGGGGGCTTCACGGCCCCCCTGGCGGTCCTGCGCCTGCTCGTGGGGCTGGTGATCGTGGCCGCGCTGCTGTCGGGGCGCCTGGGCCGCGCTCAGCGCTGGCCGCTGGCCTTGATCGCGGCGGGGGCGCTCGGGAACGCCGTGGACGGCCTGACACGCGGCGCGGTCGTCGATTACCTGACCTCACCGCTGCTGGACGCCGTGTCCGGGACACTTGGCGGTGGCCGTTTCCCGATCTTCAACCTGTCGGACGTGCTGGTCTGCGCCGGGGTCGCCGGGTTGCTGCTGCACGCCGGGTGGAGAGAACGCCAGGCACGCCGTGAGGGACCTTCCTCCCCCGAGTCCCGTGCCCCTACTCACACCGAGGAGAACCCATGA
- a CDS encoding ZIP family metal transporter, which produces MSAPLPQLLSLTLIPVAATLLGGTLATFRTPGERLRSFVQHFAAGVVFAAVAGELLPEITRGHQPLGVVIGFSLGVGLMLVIRQLAERLERPAAGGPAPRGNVGLVTVVGIDVLIDGLLIGVGFAAGARVGMLLVVALTLELLFLGVSVASSLGQSGTPRGRTILTVAGLSLLVVLGALLGGTLLQGLSGLALEIVLSFGAAALLFLVTEELLTEAHEVKETPLITAAFFAGFVALYLLELAS; this is translated from the coding sequence TTGAGCGCGCCCCTCCCGCAGCTCCTGTCCCTCACGCTGATCCCAGTCGCCGCCACCCTGCTCGGCGGCACCCTCGCCACCTTCCGGACGCCGGGCGAGCGGCTGCGCTCCTTCGTGCAGCACTTCGCCGCGGGCGTGGTGTTCGCCGCCGTAGCGGGCGAACTGCTGCCGGAGATCACCCGGGGCCACCAGCCGCTGGGCGTGGTGATCGGCTTCTCGCTGGGCGTGGGCCTGATGCTCGTCATCCGGCAACTGGCCGAGCGGCTGGAACGTCCGGCAGCGGGCGGGCCAGCCCCACGTGGGAACGTCGGGCTGGTGACCGTGGTCGGCATCGACGTGCTGATCGACGGCCTGCTGATCGGGGTGGGCTTCGCGGCGGGCGCGCGGGTGGGCATGCTGCTGGTGGTGGCCCTGACGCTGGAACTGCTGTTCCTGGGCGTCTCGGTGGCCTCCAGCCTGGGCCAGTCCGGCACGCCCCGGGGCCGCACGATCCTGACCGTCGCCGGGCTGAGCCTGCTGGTGGTCCTGGGTGCGCTGCTGGGGGGCACGCTCCTCCAGGGGCTCTCGGGCCTCGCCCTGGAGATCGTCCTCTCCTTCGGCGCGGCGGCCCTGCTGTTCCTGGTCACCGAGGAACTGCTCACCGAGGCGCATGAGGTCAAGGAGACCCCGCTGATCACCGCCGCCTTCTTCGCGGGCTTCGTGGCCCTGTACCTGCTGGAGCTGGCGTCGTGA
- a CDS encoding glutaredoxin family protein, producing the protein MPEITLYTVPNCADCQAVKRLLTHHGVTFTEKDVRGDPEALVEMQAKAQVRIAPVTLIGDQALYGPFDDQRPRILAALGGAAAS; encoded by the coding sequence ATGCCGGAGATCACGCTCTATACCGTCCCGAACTGCGCGGACTGCCAGGCCGTCAAGCGGCTCCTGACCCACCACGGGGTCACCTTCACCGAGAAGGACGTGCGGGGGGACCCGGAGGCCCTGGTAGAGATGCAGGCCAAAGCTCAGGTCCGCATCGCCCCCGTCACGTTGATCGGCGATCAGGCCTTGTACGGTCCCTTCGACGACCAGCGCCCCCGGATTCTGGCGGCCCTGGGAGGAGCCGCGGCCTCTTGA